In Horticoccus luteus, the following proteins share a genomic window:
- a CDS encoding sensor histidine kinase — translation MAPEPASPSVGPKPAVLVVDDEYGPRESVAFTLSGEFDVDTAERAAEALGKIKAKAYAAIVMDIRMPEMDGIRALEELRKIDADVAVIMLTGYGTLHTAQQAMVGGANQYLRKPPDVSELREAVRRQTAQTRLRRQQTKLNREAQELNRALKREIEQNEPQIWQSRAAVELVHDLNNPLTVVIGYSSLMAEEAVAISQTNQESGQRLREYAHVVEKAAEYCRHLSENWRRASKNLAEFAPLDLVQLTHEVRHVVFFSSVAIKIEADAEAWVRGSRYDVVRVLQNLFQNSLDAGATTINATVKTAGGRVEMAIVDNGAGMDEKSVARALRGGFSTKDNGTGLGLGICRHLLGAHGAEFQLTSRPGAGTTVRISFPVLHRE, via the coding sequence ATGGCCCCTGAACCCGCTTCCCCCAGCGTAGGTCCCAAGCCTGCAGTGCTCGTAGTGGATGACGAATACGGGCCGCGGGAGTCGGTCGCGTTTACGCTCTCGGGGGAGTTCGACGTGGACACGGCCGAGAGGGCGGCGGAGGCGTTGGGAAAGATCAAGGCCAAAGCCTATGCCGCGATCGTGATGGACATCCGGATGCCGGAGATGGACGGCATCCGGGCGCTGGAGGAATTGCGCAAGATCGATGCGGACGTGGCAGTGATCATGTTGACGGGCTACGGCACGCTGCACACGGCGCAGCAGGCGATGGTGGGCGGAGCGAATCAATATCTGCGGAAGCCGCCGGATGTGAGCGAACTGCGCGAGGCGGTGCGGCGGCAGACGGCGCAAACGCGGTTGCGGCGGCAGCAAACGAAGTTGAACCGGGAGGCGCAGGAGCTGAACCGGGCGTTGAAGCGCGAGATCGAGCAAAACGAGCCGCAAATCTGGCAATCGCGCGCAGCGGTGGAGTTGGTGCACGATCTGAACAATCCGCTGACGGTGGTGATCGGGTATTCGAGCCTGATGGCCGAGGAGGCGGTTGCGATCAGTCAGACGAATCAGGAAAGCGGCCAGCGGCTGCGGGAATACGCGCACGTGGTGGAGAAAGCGGCGGAGTATTGCCGGCATTTGTCGGAGAACTGGCGGCGGGCCTCGAAGAACCTGGCGGAGTTTGCGCCCCTCGACTTGGTGCAGCTCACGCATGAAGTGCGCCATGTGGTGTTTTTCAGCAGCGTCGCGATCAAGATCGAAGCGGACGCCGAGGCGTGGGTGCGCGGCTCGCGTTATGATGTCGTGCGCGTGTTGCAGAATCTTTTTCAGAACTCCCTCGATGCGGGGGCCACGACGATCAACGCCACCGTGAAAACGGCGGGTGGCCGCGTGGAAATGGCGATTGTCGACAACGGGGCCGGCATGGATGAAAAGAGCGTGGCGCGGGCCTTGCGGGGTGGGTTCAGCACGAAAGACAACGGCACGGGTTTGGGGCTGGGCATCTGCCGGCATCTGCTGGGGGCGCACGGCGCCGAATTCCAACTGACCTCGCGACCGGGGGCTGGCACCACGGTGCGGATCAGCTTCCCGGTGCTCCACCGCGAATGA